gcgcggAGCGGCCAATCGCGGCGCGGCCCCGGAACTTTCCGCCAATCACAGCGGCGcccgcgggggcgggggcgcggcgggcgGGCTCTGGGCCGCTGTCCCCGAGGCTCGGCCGAGCCGGGTGGGTCCATCAGCGAGGAGGGCTGGCTCGCCCGGGCCGCCCCGCCACGCCCCCTGGCCGGGCCCGCGGACCCCTTCCGAGGCGGGCCCGGGGCCGCCCTGCGGACCCTGCCCACGAGCGTGGAGAGGCTCCGAGCCCGGCTGCGTCCACCTGCCCTGCGCGGGTCAGGCCTGGGGGCCCCAGGGGTCCTCGGGGCGagcctcggggggggggggggggcagcatgCTCTGTCCCCGCTCAGGGCTGTTGAATGAGTGCTACGAGGAAGGGGGGGCTCTCTGGGGGAGACCCTACGCCCCTGCCGGCCCTGACACCACGGAGAATCCGGAGCCAGGGGGACACCCGGAGCGACAGCGGCCCCCGTGGACCCGGCCATgccaaggcaggggaggggtgggggggcagggcgCGTCCCAGCGGCGGAGACCTCCAGCCCTGTGCGTGGAAGGGAGAGGATtaggagagggagagacagggTGGCGAGCGCGTGGGGCGGAGGGGACGGACACAGCTGCCCCCTCCAGCGCTGCCCCTGCCCTCCGGTGACTCCAGCCACCCCAGGGCCCGAAGGCTGAGGCTGGCGGAGGAGCCCGCTGGCCCCGGGGAGGGGAAGGCTGGGCGCGAAGCCAGCGCAGCCAGCGCTGCGGgccaccgccccctcccctggatCCAGGCCTTCCCAGGGCAAAAAGGGGCACAGGAGCCTATGAGGTCACAAGCGGGGCGCAGGGCCTGAGGCCAGGCTCGTGGGGGTCCGGGCAGAAACGAGGCGCCagtggaaggaagggagagggctCCCAGGTCAGCACCCGCCAGCTCCGGCCTCGGAGCCAGCCAGTGGGCTCCAGGCGCCCTCTGGCGGCAGGATGAGGCATCAGCCAGAGAAGGGGCCTGGGTCGGAAGGCTGGAAGGGGACggtgctgggccctgagccaccTCCCCGAGGGcaggctgcccctgcccctcGTCCCGGCTCAGCCCTTGCGAGCCCAGGCCATGGTGCTCATGGGCACCCGCCCTGGACAGAGGCTTCTTGGCCTCGCCCAGGAAAGCAGTTGGTGTCATTAGCTCTTGCAGGTGCACGACCCTGCAAGACACGGAGCCAGAAGCCCATGCTGGCGTCAGGTGCTGTGGTGCAGGGCCCGGTGGGCGGCAGTGCCCAGTGCACCGGGGGAGGATGCCAGGGCCCGGTGGACGGCAGTGCCCAGTGCACCGGGGGAGGATGCCAGGGCCCGGTGGACGGCAGTGCCCAGTGCACCGGGGGAGGATGCCAGGGCCCGGTGGGCGGCAGTGCCCAGTGCACCGGGGGAGGATGCCAGGGCCCGGTGGGCGGCAGTGCCCAGTGCACCGGGGGAGGATGCCAGGGCCCGGTGGGCGGCAGTGCCCAGTGCACCGGGGGAGGATGCCAGGGCCCGGAGGGCGGCAGTGCCCAGTGCACCGGGGGAGGATGCCAGGACCCGGTGGGCGGCAGTGCCCAGTGCACCGGGGGAGGATGCCAGGGCCCGGTGGGCGGCAGTGCCCAGTGCACCGGGGGAGGATGCCAGGGCCCGGTGGGCGGCAGTGCCCAGTGCACCGGGGGAGGATGCCAGGGCCCGGTGGGCGGCAGTGCCCAGTGCACCGGGGGAGGATGCCAGGGCCCGGTGGGCGGCAGTGCCCAGTGCACCGGGGGAGGATGCCAGGGCCCGGTGGGCGGCAGTGCCCAGTGCACCGGGGGAGGATGCCAGGGCCCGGTGGGCGGCAGTGCCCAGTGCACCGGGGGAGGATGCCAGGGCCCGGTGGACGGCAGTGCCCAGTGCACCGGGGGAGGATGCCAGGGCCCGGTGGGCGGCAGTGCTCAGTGCACCGGGGGAGGATGCCAGGGCCCGGTGGGCGGCAGTGCTCAGTGCACCGGGGGAGGATGCCAGGGCCCGGTGGGCGGCAGTGCTCAGTGCACCGGGGGAGGATGCCAGGGCCCGGTGGGCGGCAGTGCTCAGTGCACCGGGGGAGGATGCACGGGCCCGGTGGGCGGCAGTGCTCAGTGCACCGGGGGAGGATGCCAGGGCCCGGTGGGCGGCAGTGCTCAGTGCACCGGGGGAGGATGCCAGGGCCCGGTGGGCGGCAGTGCTCAGTGCACCGGGGGAGGATGCACGGGCCCGGTGGGCGGCAGTGCTCAGTGCACCGGGGGAGGATGCCAGGGCCCGGTGGGCGGCAGTGCTCAGTGCACCGGGGGAGGATGCCAGGGCCCGGTGGGCGGCAGTGCTCAGTGCACCGGGGGAGGATGCCAGGGCCCGGTGGGCGGCAGTGCTCAGTGCACCGGGGGAGGATGCCAGGGCCCGGTGGGCGGCAGTGCTCAGTGCACCGGGGGAGGATGCCAGGGCCCGGTGGGCGGCAGTGCTCAGTGCACCGGGGGAGGATGCCAGGGCCCGGTGGGCGGCAGTGCTCAGTGCACCGGGGGAGGATGCCAGGGCCCGGTGGGCGGCAGTGCTCAGTGCACCGGGGGAGGATGCCAGGGCCCGGTGGGCGGCAGTGCTCAGTGCACCGGGGGAGGATGCCAGGGCCCGGTGGGCGGCAGTGCTCAGTGCACCGGGGGAGGATGCCAGGGCCCGGTGGGCGGCAGTGCTCAGTGCACCGGGGGAGGATGCCAGGGCCCGGTGGGCGGCAGTGCTCAGTGCACCGGGGGAGGATGCCAGGGCCCGGTGGGCGGCAGTGCTCAGTGCACCGGGGGAGGATGCCAGGGCCCGGTGGGCGGCAGTGCTCAGTGCACCGGGGGAGGATGCACGGGCCCGGTGGACGGCAGTGCTCAGTGCACCGGGGGAGGATGCCAGGGCCCGGTGGACGGCAGTGCTCAGTGCACCGGGGGAGGATGCCAGGGCCCGGTGGGCGGCAGTGCTCAGTGCACCGGGGGAGGATGCCAGGGCCCGGTGGACGGCAGTGCTCAGTGCACCGGGGGAGGATGCCAGGGCCCGGTGGACGGCAGTGCTCAGTGCACCGGGGGAGGATGCCAGGGCCCGGTGGGCGGCAGTGCTCAGTGCACCGGGGGAGGATGCCAGGGCCCGGTGGGCGGCAGTGCTCAGTGCACCGGGGGAGGATGCACGGGTGAGCGGGTGGACGGGGGAGTGGAGAGATGGGGCGTGGGGGCTGGATGAGGGAGTGGGCGGTGAATAGGATGGATAGGTGGGAgcgggtgggtggatgggtgggtggatgggcgAGGTGAACAagtaagtgaatgaatggatgggtgaatgatgagtgaatgaataaatgagcaaatgaatgagcaaatgagaGGTTAAGCaggtgagtgaatgaataaatgagtggacAAATGAGTGAGTGGACAAATGAGAACAATGGAATGACCAAGTGCATGCACGACTGAGTGAGCAAGTGAGAGAAAGAAATCCCAGAGTCCAGACAAAGTGGCAGCTGGCCGTGCTCACTGGGGGGCTCCCCCGAGCACAGGTGcgctgcccccagccctggcccttCCCAGGGGTTCCCTCCATCCTgccggggaggaggaggagggcaccAGGAGCAGCAGGAGAACCTCAGGCCAGACGAAGAGGGAAGCTCCTCCGAGTCGGGCCAGAGGAGGCCCCATCAGCCCAGGGAACACAGAGGCGGGAGCTGCTGCCTCCCAGGGCCCACGCTCCAAAACGGGGTGACCAGCCTgagcccccccaccccgctcctccccGGCCCCGGCTCTCAGCCCGCTGGCGGTCCGAGGAGTCCACAGCGACGAGAAGGTGCCCGTTGCCCGGCCCGGCCGCCTGCCGCCCTCCATCCACCACCTTCAGTTCT
Above is a window of Dasypus novemcinctus isolate mDasNov1 chromosome 23, mDasNov1.1.hap2, whole genome shotgun sequence DNA encoding:
- the LOC139437485 gene encoding PWWP domain-containing DNA repair factor 4-like, whose amino-acid sequence is MGAGGGEAAEACAPRAAPRTPRPGLAGPLGRAQGLLGPGPDLPGAEDDSGPSCHHGNPGCLAMAVSHPHAPSLHSPVHPLTRASSPGALSTAAHRALASSPGALSTAAHRALASSPGALSTAVHRALASSPGALSTAVHRALASSPGALSTAAHRALASSPGALSTAVHRALASSPGALSTAVHRARASSPGALSTAAHRALASSPGALSTAAHRALASSPGALSTAAHRALASSPGALSTAAHRALASSPGALSTAAHRALASSPGALSTAAHRALASSPGALSTAAHRALASSPGALSTAAHRALASSPGALSTAAHRALASSPGALSTAAHRALASSPGALSTAAHRALASSPGALSTAAHRALASSPGALSTAAHRALASSPGALSTAAHRARASSPGALSTAAHRALASSPGALSTAAHRALASSPGALSTAAHRARASSPGALSTAAHRALASSPGALSTAAHRALASSPGALSTAAHRALASSPGALSTAAHRALASSPGALGTAVHRALASSPGALGTAAHRALASSPGALGTAAHRALASSPGALGTAAHRALASSPGALGTAAHRALASSPGALGTAAHRALASSPGALGTAAHRALASSPGALGTAAHRVLASSPGALGTAALRALASSPGALGTAAHRALASSPGALGTAAHRALASSPGALGTAAHRALASSPGALGTAVHRALASSPGALGTAVHRALASSPGALGTAAHRALHHST